The Schistocerca americana isolate TAMUIC-IGC-003095 chromosome 9, iqSchAmer2.1, whole genome shotgun sequence genome includes the window AGTTTCAGTTCCATCACAGCCGCTGGGCTGTGGCTAAGGaacatcgtttcttccaggagttttAGTCCCACAAGTTATGTGGGATAAATTTCGTGAAGTTTAAATATAGGagagaggtactgtcagaagtgaagctgtgagttgtgtctgagtggctCAGCCGGAAAGTGCATTGACTTTGAGAGGCGATATAAAGAGTGTGAGACCTAgtcgggcccacagttttaatctgcaaggaatttTCAGAACTGTGCCCCCTTAACTGCAGAGTGGAACCGTTTCGTCTGTTATGCAGTGAGACTGGCAGCTGGAACCCTATCATCCAGTCCATCATCAGTTTCTGTTGGGGTTTCATACATGTATGGCCTCAGGTAACTCAAGGGCAGCAATAAGTATTCTCCAATGGCTGTGGCCGCGAACACCGGCCCTAGCAACGTTACTCACTTGTTTCAGCGGCTATTGGCTAATTGGTAGTAAGAAGGCCATCAGGACAGAGTCGTCACATGTCCCAACGCTACCAGCAAGTTTCAGTAAATGGAAAGTGTAAGGATAACTTCAGTATGCATGCATTAGGGTTCTATAGTTCACATCAGAAAATTTGTTATGTCTAGTACAACAGTGATTAAAATACGAGCTTTCTTGCTATTTGACTTAGCTATAACATCGCTATCAGTGGATTTTGGTAAATATAATTATTGTGAATAATCTCTGATATAGTTCCAAAATCGTTTGGACAAGATAAAAGCGAATATCTGTTATGTCAAAGCAGTATGTGCCTCATTTTGTTGTCAGATCGTGCTGTATGTGGGTTTTATGAAACCTATGAGTATTTAGTGTGTGTGTATCAAGGTATTATTTCATTTCTAATATCGTATTGTTATGATAAATCTTTCTGACACATTTTTTTTACCGCAATTCTGCAGTATTGTCTTCGCCGGTGCAGAGGACGACAACAGAACTGATGGCGGTGGCAGTTCAGTTAGTGGAGTGGACCTACGCACAGGAGTGGGCACCACACAATGCACCGCGCTGCAGGAAGCACGCCCTGAGCGTAACGGTGGTACACGTCATCTTGTGCAGAGCTGCACCACCTTCAAGAAGACATTTGCACGTGCGAAGGACATGAAGGAGCACAAAAACATGGACCGGCGCGAATTTCCGCATTCGTGCAGCGTTTGTCACAAAACATTCACAAGTAGCTTCAACCTGAAGACTCACTCCCGTTTGCACTCTGGTGAACGCCCATATAGTTGTGATGTGTGTCAGAAGACCTTCACAACCAGCAGCAACCTCAAGTCGCACTCGCGCTTACACTCTGATGAACGTCCCTATAGTTGTGAAGTGTGTCACAAGACCTTCAAGCATCAAGGCACTTTGTTGAGTCATTCGTTAGTGCACACAGGTGAACGGCcatatatttgtaatgtttgtcagAAGACATTCAAAAGGAGCACTTACCTGAAGCAACATCTGCGTGAGCACACAGGTGATCGTCCGTACGTCTGTGGTGTGTGTGACAAGACGTTCATTAGTCAGAGCATACTGAAGAAACATtcccgagtgcacactggcttacGCCCATTCACTTGTGACACGTGCCTCAAAACATTCACAGAAAAATGGCACCTTAAAAGCCACTTGGAGCAGCACGCAGGGGGAAGAACCTACAGTTGCAGCATTTGTGAAAAGAAATTCTCGTCTTCCAATAGCTTAAACAACCACGTACGTTTACACAGTAGTGAACGTCCGTACAGTTGCGGCATTTGCCACAAGGCATTCAAGTGCAGATCAACCTTGAAGAGTCATCTGCGAGTGCACAGTGGCGATCGTCCTTACAATTGTGACATCTGCCATAAGGCGTTCACCCAAAGTTCGAGCCTGGCACGACACTTGCAACTGCACTCAGCTAATGCCCATCAGGCTGTGACGTGTAATGGAAGAGGTTAAAAATCACATATAGGGCACGTCTTACGACATACCACATCTGTTATGAAAGACGATGAAGCTGTAACAGTTCTTGCTGCTACCTGCTGCACCTGACCAACACCACCAGGAAGCCACTCGCTGCAAGTTTGCAGCATTCGTTGCTAACTACATAACCTAAGAGGACACAATTGCTGTTAGTGTGTGTGATGTGTATTTTTGTAGCTGAACTAGTGATCAGTATGAAAATAAAGTCCTTCTAACAGATGTACCATAAAGTGACTGTTGGCTCTGACTCCATTAGTGCTGCAATATGTAGGCGGAATATTGCAGTTCCAGCCCTATAAACCCATCAATAACAATAGCATAATTTTAAGTAGCGTAGATACCAAGTACCTGTTTCACTTTACACTTAAATGTGATATTGGGTAGTGCATTACTACTAACATCACACCAAAATCCATAAGTACCTTTCTGCCTCATCGGCAAAGTTCACGTCGCTTTGTTTTatgcaacaaaaaaatatttatgccAAATACC containing:
- the LOC124550851 gene encoding zinc finger protein 501-like isoform X2; this translates as MECTEEVEAAAVCAEMKDIEEPILTYLHHQPPEEIEQIFIKEENQLETPEDPDTCDPLELERDEVVSEEETITPPDASHIKKEPELQNDVDLTSCDSEPESGHRKREVKRTRRWKRNRGPAENNRVPQVHNRAFKSTAEEGQNYQRIVFAGAEDDNRTDGGGSSVSGVDLRTGVGTTQCTALQEARPERNGGTRHLVQSCTTFKKTFARAKDMKEHKNMDRREFPHSCSVCHKTFTSSFNLKTHSRLHSGERPYSCDVCQKTFTTSSNLKSHSRLHSDERPYSCEVCHKTFKHQGTLLSHSLVHTGERPYICNVCQKTFKRSTYLKQHLREHTGDRPYVCGVCDKTFISQSILKKHSRVHTGLRPFTCDTCLKTFTEKWHLKSHLEQHAGGRTYSCSICEKKFSSSNSLNNHVRLHSSERPYSCGICHKAFKCRSTLKSHLRVHSGDRPYNCDICHKAFTQSSSLARHLQLHSANAHQAVTCNGRG
- the LOC124550851 gene encoding zinc finger protein 501-like isoform X1; this translates as MECTEEVEAAAVCAEMKDIEEPILTYLHHQPPEEIEQIFIKEENQLETPEDPDTCDPLELERDEVVSEEETITPPDASHIKKEPQELQNDVDLTSCDSEPESGHRKREVKRTRRWKRNRGPAENNRVPQVHNRAFKSTAEEGQNYQRIVFAGAEDDNRTDGGGSSVSGVDLRTGVGTTQCTALQEARPERNGGTRHLVQSCTTFKKTFARAKDMKEHKNMDRREFPHSCSVCHKTFTSSFNLKTHSRLHSGERPYSCDVCQKTFTTSSNLKSHSRLHSDERPYSCEVCHKTFKHQGTLLSHSLVHTGERPYICNVCQKTFKRSTYLKQHLREHTGDRPYVCGVCDKTFISQSILKKHSRVHTGLRPFTCDTCLKTFTEKWHLKSHLEQHAGGRTYSCSICEKKFSSSNSLNNHVRLHSSERPYSCGICHKAFKCRSTLKSHLRVHSGDRPYNCDICHKAFTQSSSLARHLQLHSANAHQAVTCNGRG
- the LOC124550851 gene encoding zinc finger protein 501-like isoform X5 — translated: MECTEEVEAAAVCAEMKDIEEPILTYLHHQPPEEIEQIFIKEENQLETPEDPDTCDPLELERDEVVSEEETITPPDASHIKKEPQELQNDVDLTSCDSEPESIVFAGAEDDNRTDGGGSSVSGVDLRTGVGTTQCTALQEARPERNGGTRHLVQSCTTFKKTFARAKDMKEHKNMDRREFPHSCSVCHKTFTSSFNLKTHSRLHSGERPYSCDVCQKTFTTSSNLKSHSRLHSDERPYSCEVCHKTFKHQGTLLSHSLVHTGERPYICNVCQKTFKRSTYLKQHLREHTGDRPYVCGVCDKTFISQSILKKHSRVHTGLRPFTCDTCLKTFTEKWHLKSHLEQHAGGRTYSCSICEKKFSSSNSLNNHVRLHSSERPYSCGICHKAFKCRSTLKSHLRVHSGDRPYNCDICHKAFTQSSSLARHLQLHSANAHQAVTCNGRG
- the LOC124550851 gene encoding zinc finger protein 501-like isoform X6 codes for the protein MECTEEVEAAAVCAEMKDIEEPILTYLHHQPPEEIEQIFIKEENQLETPEDPDTCDPLELERDEVVSEEETITPPDASHIKKEPELQNDVDLTSCDSEPESIVFAGAEDDNRTDGGGSSVSGVDLRTGVGTTQCTALQEARPERNGGTRHLVQSCTTFKKTFARAKDMKEHKNMDRREFPHSCSVCHKTFTSSFNLKTHSRLHSGERPYSCDVCQKTFTTSSNLKSHSRLHSDERPYSCEVCHKTFKHQGTLLSHSLVHTGERPYICNVCQKTFKRSTYLKQHLREHTGDRPYVCGVCDKTFISQSILKKHSRVHTGLRPFTCDTCLKTFTEKWHLKSHLEQHAGGRTYSCSICEKKFSSSNSLNNHVRLHSSERPYSCGICHKAFKCRSTLKSHLRVHSGDRPYNCDICHKAFTQSSSLARHLQLHSANAHQAVTCNGRG
- the LOC124550851 gene encoding zinc finger protein 501-like isoform X4, which encodes MECTEEVEAAAVCAEMKDIEEPILTYLHHQPPEEIEQIFIKEENEVVSEEETITPPDASHIKKEPELQNDVDLTSCDSEPESGHRKREVKRTRRWKRNRGPAENNRVPQVHNRAFKSTAEEGQNYQRIVFAGAEDDNRTDGGGSSVSGVDLRTGVGTTQCTALQEARPERNGGTRHLVQSCTTFKKTFARAKDMKEHKNMDRREFPHSCSVCHKTFTSSFNLKTHSRLHSGERPYSCDVCQKTFTTSSNLKSHSRLHSDERPYSCEVCHKTFKHQGTLLSHSLVHTGERPYICNVCQKTFKRSTYLKQHLREHTGDRPYVCGVCDKTFISQSILKKHSRVHTGLRPFTCDTCLKTFTEKWHLKSHLEQHAGGRTYSCSICEKKFSSSNSLNNHVRLHSSERPYSCGICHKAFKCRSTLKSHLRVHSGDRPYNCDICHKAFTQSSSLARHLQLHSANAHQAVTCNGRG
- the LOC124550851 gene encoding zinc finger protein 501-like isoform X3 → MECTEEVEAAAVCAEMKDIEEPILTYLHHQPPEEIEQIFIKEENEVVSEEETITPPDASHIKKEPQELQNDVDLTSCDSEPESGHRKREVKRTRRWKRNRGPAENNRVPQVHNRAFKSTAEEGQNYQRIVFAGAEDDNRTDGGGSSVSGVDLRTGVGTTQCTALQEARPERNGGTRHLVQSCTTFKKTFARAKDMKEHKNMDRREFPHSCSVCHKTFTSSFNLKTHSRLHSGERPYSCDVCQKTFTTSSNLKSHSRLHSDERPYSCEVCHKTFKHQGTLLSHSLVHTGERPYICNVCQKTFKRSTYLKQHLREHTGDRPYVCGVCDKTFISQSILKKHSRVHTGLRPFTCDTCLKTFTEKWHLKSHLEQHAGGRTYSCSICEKKFSSSNSLNNHVRLHSSERPYSCGICHKAFKCRSTLKSHLRVHSGDRPYNCDICHKAFTQSSSLARHLQLHSANAHQAVTCNGRG